The genomic DNA TTCGCCGACTGGTTGCGGAAGGCGTTGCCGAGGGTGTCGGTGAAGACCAGGGTGCCGGAGACGAAGGCCACACCGAGCATCACGGCGAGCACGGTCATCAGCAGCCTGGCCTTGTGCGCGAGCACATTGCGCAGGGCGGTACGGAACATGTCTGTCAGTCCTGGGATGGGGTCCGAAGCGGGGCGGGGAGGCGGTGGGTGCTCAGCTGGAACGGTGCTCAGCTGGTACGGCCCTTGGAGTCGAACGCCTTCATCCGGTCCAGCACCCCGTCCGCGGTGGGACGCACCATCTGGTCGACGATCGCCCCGTCCGCGAGGAAGATCACCCGGTCCGCGTAGGAGGCGGCGACCGGGTCGTGCGTCACCATCACCACGGTCTGCCCCAGCTCGCGCACCGAGTTGCGCAGGAAGCCCAGGACTTCGGCGCCGGAGCGGGAGTCCAGGTTCCCGGTCGGCTCGTCACCGAAGATGATCTCCGGCCGTGAGGCCAGGGCGCGGGCCACCGCGACGCGCTGCTGCTGGCCGCCGGAGAGTTCGGTCGGCCGGTGCTTCAGCCGGTCGGACAGACCCACCATGTCGATCACCCCACGCAGCCAGTCGGCGTCCGGCTTACGGCCCGCGATGTCCATCGGCAGGGTGATGTTCTCCAGAGCGGTCAGCGTCGGCAGCAGGTTGAACGCCTGGAAGATGAAGCCGATCTTGTCCCGGCGCAGCTGGGTGAGCTGCTTGTCCTTGAGGGAGCCGAGCTCCGTCTCGCCGAGCCGCACCGAACCGCTGCTGAAGCTGTCGAGACCGGCCACGCAGTGCATCAGCGTGGACTTGCCGGAGCCCGACGGGCCCATGATCGCGGTGAACTCGCCCTGCGGGAAGTCCACTGTGACCCGGTCCAGGGCGGTCACCTTGGTCTCGCCCTCTCCGTAGATCTTCGACAGTTCCGTGGCGCGTGCGGCCACCGCGGTGGCGCGGTGAGCGGTGGACATGGTGGTCACGGGAGACTCCTGGGTCGGGGCTCGGTTCAGGTACGGGGCCTTCTGCAAGGCACCGCTTCATCCTCTCCGCCGATTCGCCGCCGGTCGTCAGCCCCCGTGCCCGTTCCGGAGGCCCTCTTGAGTCGCATCGGCGGGGTACGCGCGTCCTCCTGCGGTATGACGGCGACCCTGATGCCGTACCGCGCGCGTCACCTCCGGGACGTCACCTGCGGCACGTCGCGACCGCCGCCCCGCACCCGGCGGTCAGCGCGGCGGCGCCGTGGAGCCGCGCGGGACGAGGCGGGCGGCGGAGTCCTCGAATCCGGCCGCGCTGCCCTCCGTGACCAGCGCCATCAGGGTGCGCGCCGCATGGCCTCCGTACGCCGGGATGTCCCGGCTCAGCGCGGTCAGCGGCGGCCGGACCACCCGGGAGAGCTGGGAGTCGTCCCAGGCGATCAGGGAGAGGTCGCCGGGGACGTCGAGCCCCATCTCCTGGGCGACCGAGAGACCGGCCACAGCCATGATGTCGTT from Streptomyces sp. NBC_01707 includes the following:
- a CDS encoding ABC transporter ATP-binding protein: MTTMSTAHRATAVAARATELSKIYGEGETKVTALDRVTVDFPQGEFTAIMGPSGSGKSTLMHCVAGLDSFSSGSVRLGETELGSLKDKQLTQLRRDKIGFIFQAFNLLPTLTALENITLPMDIAGRKPDADWLRGVIDMVGLSDRLKHRPTELSGGQQQRVAVARALASRPEIIFGDEPTGNLDSRSGAEVLGFLRNSVRELGQTVVMVTHDPVAASYADRVIFLADGAIVDQMVRPTADGVLDRMKAFDSKGRTS